In one window of Flavobacterium ginsengisoli DNA:
- a CDS encoding tetratricopeptide repeat protein has product MKKKILITIVVISLSGCKEKISYNEQIKNYNDLISKADNEFKNNKFQNAVTFSSEAIKITDTLSKALKLRANSYLKLKQYKNALEDFDEVIGLEKDKSKAYFSRALVNSSLNEMDDFKEDIDHYIEHYPKDVIAREIRGDYNLMESNLDQAIKDYNICINEFPKKSEYYLKRANAYALNGNLNLSVSDYEMCSLLDSKTNKINVTYKKAKTYFEIKNYKKALENFSLLESKIRNPEILTFIGDCYFNLKEYQKASTYYTKYLLKNPNDITTIEKRAEAYNAINDEVNKNKDYSKIAILKNEKAGFFSKYSWLLFFGLIYFLVGNLFTSKKENRYRNSKLSTAYLSLFFGGIFGGSYLFTKRNWIYFLFSIAVFTFLIMNSFAFRFYHNNIDLLLTSILNNSLALKVAYFIIALLIIDLFALPFVIFNNNEKLLKLVNSKKAENRSYSIEYVHNELTKNTNIVKELVS; this is encoded by the coding sequence ATGAAAAAAAAGATACTAATTACAATTGTCGTTATTTCATTATCAGGATGCAAAGAAAAAATTAGCTATAACGAACAAATCAAGAATTACAATGATCTCATTTCAAAAGCAGATAATGAATTTAAAAACAATAAATTTCAAAATGCTGTAACTTTTTCTTCAGAAGCGATAAAAATTACAGACACTCTAAGTAAGGCATTAAAGTTAAGAGCAAATTCATATTTAAAATTAAAGCAATATAAAAATGCTCTTGAAGATTTTGACGAAGTAATTGGTTTAGAAAAAGATAAATCTAAAGCATATTTCAGCCGCGCATTAGTAAATTCGAGCCTCAATGAAATGGATGACTTTAAAGAAGATATTGATCATTATATAGAACATTATCCGAAAGATGTTATAGCTCGCGAAATTAGAGGAGATTATAACCTTATGGAATCCAATCTTGATCAGGCAATTAAAGATTATAATATTTGCATAAATGAATTTCCTAAAAAGTCTGAATACTATTTAAAAAGAGCTAATGCTTATGCTTTAAATGGAAATTTAAATTTAAGTGTAAGTGATTATGAAATGTGTTCATTATTAGATTCTAAAACAAACAAAATTAATGTTACTTATAAAAAAGCGAAAACGTACTTTGAAATTAAAAACTACAAAAAAGCTTTAGAAAATTTTTCTCTTTTGGAAAGTAAAATTAGAAATCCTGAAATTTTGACATTTATTGGAGATTGCTATTTCAATTTAAAGGAATATCAAAAAGCGTCAACATATTACACAAAATATTTGCTTAAAAATCCAAATGATATTACAACTATAGAGAAACGTGCAGAAGCATATAATGCAATAAATGACGAAGTAAATAAAAATAAAGATTATAGTAAAATCGCAATTTTAAAAAACGAAAAAGCCGGTTTCTTTTCTAAATATAGCTGGCTACTATTCTTTGGCCTGATTTACTTTCTTGTAGGCAATCTTTTCACTAGCAAAAAAGAAAATAGATACCGAAACAGCAAATTATCGACTGCTTACCTTAGCTTATTTTTTGGAGGCATATTTGGCGGAAGCTATTTGTTCACGAAAAGAAACTGGATATACTTTTTATTCAGTATCGCTGTATTTACTTTTCTGATAATGAATTCCTTTGCATTTCGCTTTTATCACAACAATATAGACCTATTACTTACAAGTATTTTAAACAACAGTTTAGCTTTAAAAGTAGCTTACTTTATCATTGCACTCCTAATTATTGATCTTTTTGCATTGCCATTTGTTATTTTCAACAATAACGAAAAGCTTTTAAAACTAGTAAACTCCAAAAAAGCCGAAAATAGAAGTTATAGCATAGAATATGTACACAATGAACTTACAAAAAACACTAACATAGTTAAAGAATTAGTATCATGA
- a CDS encoding LytR/AlgR family response regulator transcription factor, translating into MKIKAIIVDDELSARNLIETLCKQIYDDKIEIVEQCSSVPSALESIKKKSPDLVFLDIQMPGENGFDLLSYFDTIPFEIIFTTAYKEHALQAIKNSALDYLIKPIHIPDFKTAISKLDLALEKKDSLDRYQLLKENRENQSSGKQRIALASKTGFDVIQLNEILFCKSEGPYTDIYTKDHKYCATKSLKEICELLESEKNFLKVHRSYLINARICQKI; encoded by the coding sequence ATGAAAATTAAAGCTATTATTGTTGATGATGAATTGTCTGCAAGAAATCTTATAGAGACACTCTGTAAGCAAATTTATGATGACAAAATCGAAATAGTCGAACAATGCAGTTCTGTTCCCTCAGCTTTAGAATCAATTAAAAAAAAATCTCCAGATCTTGTTTTTCTTGATATTCAAATGCCTGGTGAAAACGGCTTTGATTTGCTTTCTTACTTTGACACAATTCCATTTGAAATTATTTTTACAACGGCATATAAAGAGCATGCATTGCAAGCCATTAAAAATAGTGCTTTAGACTATTTAATAAAACCAATTCATATACCAGATTTTAAAACTGCCATTAGTAAACTAGATTTAGCTTTAGAAAAAAAAGATAGTTTAGATAGATATCAACTATTAAAGGAAAATAGAGAAAACCAATCTTCAGGAAAACAACGAATTGCCCTTGCATCAAAAACAGGCTTCGACGTCATTCAACTTAACGAAATTTTGTTTTGCAAGTCAGAAGGTCCTTATACCGACATTTATACTAAAGATCATAAATATTGCGCTACAAAGTCCCTTAAAGAAATCTGCGAATTATTAGAATCAGAAAAAAACTTCTTAAAAGTTCACAGAAGTTATTTGATTAATGCTCGCATATGTCAAAAAATTTAA
- a CDS encoding sensor histidine kinase has product MPSQNKLRFCSFLFFFPIFFFGQYFPSKNYTTTEGLPNNAVRALFLDSKNVLWIGTENGVSRMENGMFTNLDESTGLGHNSCWDISEDADGNIWFASYSGGVTKFDGREFTVFTKKQKLPNERVRKLLPFKNKMYVGTELGPAIIDIKTNKVLVPKGILPQFGVFLVSDFFVFENEVYFSTINEGLFKIIYENKAPIIQEVFRHKFLYGLGFYDYIIYSGNKGFIDRFKVEDLISNKKKLKPIGNSIVWDFAKDSQNTLYAAAWGVFDLSGGLYSISDDKMIDISESYGITSKNLLNVVYNGKKNILYVGSKDNGIYEVQLDQIINYYNFNDKTIIDFEAIKTQKIILHQNGITFLNNENNALKNISLSDFKKYETDFIKKTKLKLPTHADGYYELDYNIPENKIEFYELLKHQNSLWVTSNIGIFELNFEGKIISYSPIHTYKIGFTNDHKFIETIPYGGVRVYDDLPNLKAKHFSEFDKHTPLDIVKILNNKGKTYLISVFNGLFVHEKDQFKSYLTDGIWKEKKFKHITKNNKGQLILAAEFGDVFVIDDSKSFKILNTISKKEIIGNTILFLEAYKDYILIGTEKGINIYKNGVIRLIDKEQGLQDSKITTSQIFENSLWLGTKKGYYTIDLNRLTATQLTVSEIGISKIAINNVPLKSSEYKWFRYNSKQLISDYKYNSFSIDFIPKGHSFPNKLKFRYRLNSNNRWSPYSEKTNLFLPYLPTGNYNVMIEVFDMNAGKSKVFTILQLYIQPPFWLSWWFISLVATILLIIIVLVFLRIKKKSNEKIIVQRRIAETKLEALLSQMNPHFTFNAMNTIQSYIAHREMEESMIYISEFSKLIRKTLENSSKQKITIDEEIEYLKAYIKIENKRLENPIAFELLISDEIDTHFTEIPTMLLQPFVENVFVHAFNESSQNPKLTISFKMISETILECKIIDNGMGINVAKKNKLHESKGIQLTKERLSLLQDSKENSIEINFSEHNGTTVTIMFWV; this is encoded by the coding sequence ATGCCATCACAAAATAAGCTTAGATTTTGTTCATTTCTTTTTTTCTTTCCAATATTTTTCTTTGGACAATATTTTCCGTCAAAAAATTATACAACAACTGAAGGTCTACCCAATAATGCTGTTCGTGCCTTGTTTTTAGATTCTAAAAATGTTTTATGGATTGGAACAGAAAATGGTGTCTCTAGAATGGAAAACGGCATGTTTACCAATCTGGATGAAAGCACCGGATTAGGCCATAATAGCTGTTGGGACATTTCTGAAGATGCTGACGGAAATATCTGGTTTGCAAGCTACAGCGGTGGCGTAACTAAATTTGATGGCAGGGAGTTTACTGTCTTTACTAAAAAACAAAAATTGCCAAATGAAAGGGTTCGAAAACTATTACCATTCAAAAACAAAATGTATGTTGGTACAGAATTAGGTCCTGCAATAATTGATATTAAAACCAATAAAGTTCTAGTTCCAAAAGGCATTTTACCACAGTTTGGTGTTTTTTTGGTTTCAGATTTTTTTGTTTTTGAGAATGAAGTTTATTTTTCGACTATAAATGAAGGCTTATTTAAAATAATTTATGAAAACAAAGCTCCAATAATTCAGGAAGTTTTTAGACATAAATTTCTTTACGGTTTAGGCTTTTACGATTATATTATTTATTCTGGAAATAAAGGTTTTATTGATCGCTTTAAAGTTGAAGATTTAATTTCAAATAAAAAGAAATTAAAACCAATTGGAAATTCTATTGTTTGGGACTTTGCAAAAGATAGCCAAAATACTCTGTATGCCGCAGCTTGGGGTGTTTTTGATTTAAGCGGCGGGCTTTATTCTATTTCTGATGATAAAATGATCGACATTTCAGAATCATACGGAATCACTTCGAAGAATTTGCTGAATGTTGTATATAATGGCAAAAAAAACATTCTTTACGTAGGTTCAAAAGACAATGGAATTTATGAAGTTCAATTAGATCAAATAATCAATTACTATAATTTCAATGATAAAACCATTATTGATTTTGAAGCTATTAAAACTCAAAAAATAATATTGCATCAAAATGGAATTACATTTTTAAACAATGAAAATAATGCTTTAAAAAACATTTCATTATCCGATTTCAAAAAATATGAAACTGATTTCATAAAAAAAACAAAATTAAAACTTCCCACACATGCCGATGGATATTATGAATTGGATTATAATATTCCTGAAAACAAAATTGAGTTTTATGAACTTTTAAAACATCAGAATTCTTTATGGGTTACAAGTAATATTGGAATTTTTGAACTTAATTTTGAAGGCAAAATAATAAGCTACAGTCCGATTCATACTTATAAAATTGGTTTTACAAATGATCATAAATTTATAGAAACGATTCCTTACGGAGGCGTACGCGTATATGATGATTTGCCAAATTTAAAAGCCAAACATTTTTCGGAATTTGATAAACACACACCTTTAGACATTGTAAAAATTTTAAATAATAAGGGGAAAACCTACCTTATATCTGTTTTTAATGGTTTGTTTGTACATGAAAAAGATCAATTCAAATCGTATTTAACTGATGGAATCTGGAAAGAAAAAAAGTTCAAACACATTACAAAAAACAATAAAGGCCAACTTATTTTAGCGGCTGAATTTGGAGATGTTTTTGTAATTGACGATTCAAAATCGTTTAAAATACTGAATACCATTTCGAAAAAAGAAATTATCGGAAACACCATTCTATTTCTTGAAGCTTACAAAGACTATATCTTGATTGGAACAGAAAAAGGCATAAACATTTATAAAAACGGTGTTATAAGACTTATTGATAAAGAGCAAGGTCTTCAAGATTCTAAAATTACAACCTCGCAAATTTTTGAAAACAGTTTATGGCTCGGAACCAAAAAAGGCTATTACACCATAGATTTAAATCGTTTGACGGCAACACAATTGACTGTTTCTGAGATCGGAATTAGTAAGATTGCCATCAATAACGTTCCTTTAAAATCATCAGAATACAAATGGTTTAGATACAATTCAAAACAACTGATTTCTGACTATAAGTACAATTCTTTTTCCATAGATTTTATTCCTAAAGGACATTCATTCCCAAACAAACTGAAATTCAGATATCGTTTAAATAGTAACAATCGTTGGAGTCCGTACAGCGAAAAGACCAATTTATTTCTTCCTTATTTGCCTACTGGAAACTACAATGTAATGATTGAAGTTTTTGATATGAACGCAGGAAAATCGAAAGTTTTTACCATTTTACAGCTTTATATTCAGCCACCGTTTTGGTTAAGCTGGTGGTTTATTTCTTTGGTTGCAACCATTTTACTTATTATAATCGTATTGGTTTTTCTAAGAATTAAAAAGAAATCAAACGAAAAAATCATTGTCCAGCGTCGTATTGCAGAGACAAAATTAGAAGCTTTATTAAGCCAGATGAATCCGCATTTTACATTTAATGCAATGAATACCATTCAGTCTTATATTGCGCATAGAGAAATGGAAGAATCGATGATTTATATAAGTGAATTTTCAAAATTGATTCGGAAAACCCTTGAAAACTCATCCAAACAAAAAATCACGATCGATGAAGAAATCGAGTATTTAAAGGCATATATAAAAATTGAAAATAAGCGTTTGGAAAACCCTATTGCTTTTGAGCTCTTAATTTCAGACGAAATAGATACTCATTTTACCGAGATCCCAACAATGCTATTACAGCCATTTGTTGAGAATGTTTTTGTTCATGCCTTTAACGAATCTAGCCAAAATCCTAAATTGACAATCTCATTTAAAATGATTTCTGAAACTATTTTAGAATGTAAAATCATAGACAACGGAATGGGGATAAATGTCGCCAAAAAAAATAAACTTCATGAATCTAAAGGAATTCAACTTACCAAAGAGCGTTTGTCGCTTTTACAAGATTCAAAAGAGAATTCAATAGAAATTAATTTTAGCGAACATAACGGTACAACAGTAACCATTATGTTTTGGGTTTAA
- a CDS encoding toxin-antitoxin system YwqK family antitoxin has product MKKNIALIFFLISTLISCNKKNVIDKEIESLEIKPTNFTNIDTVFYKNHNIKSLRLITTPTEYIDISFYESGKKKSIGPVKNHQCHDKYIDWYENGKLKWTREYNYGNQIGKSIEYDENGNFKQQFDNTTNESTTYWKNGKPKLKFIENGSHYYFYQSGSLKEKFDPIKKGEYSVKYYDENGGIKFSGKYKHNLLYKENKKFDGKIICYFKNGKISHFEEVLNGIPVGKFYSYYGNGILKFESKVENGKELYHKQYYENGKIYFIRDAIKNTFSQWDENGKKIEENLD; this is encoded by the coding sequence ATGAAAAAAAATATAGCTTTAATTTTCTTTCTTATATCTACATTGATCTCTTGCAATAAAAAAAACGTCATTGATAAAGAAATAGAAAGTTTAGAAATCAAACCTACGAATTTTACTAATATAGATACGGTATTTTATAAAAATCATAACATAAAATCTTTACGATTAATTACAACGCCAACTGAATATATCGATATATCGTTTTACGAGTCTGGAAAGAAAAAATCAATTGGTCCTGTAAAAAATCATCAGTGTCACGACAAATACATTGATTGGTATGAAAATGGCAAACTTAAATGGACAAGAGAGTACAATTACGGAAATCAAATTGGAAAAAGCATTGAATATGATGAAAATGGAAATTTCAAACAACAATTTGATAATACAACAAACGAATCAACAACTTATTGGAAAAATGGTAAGCCAAAATTAAAATTTATCGAAAATGGCTCGCATTATTATTTCTATCAGAGCGGCAGTTTAAAGGAAAAATTCGACCCAATTAAAAAAGGTGAATATTCCGTTAAATATTATGATGAAAACGGAGGAATTAAATTTTCAGGAAAATACAAACACAATCTATTATACAAGGAAAATAAAAAATTCGACGGAAAAATAATTTGCTATTTCAAGAATGGTAAAATATCACATTTTGAAGAGGTTCTTAATGGAATTCCAGTTGGCAAATTTTATAGTTATTACGGAAATGGAATTTTAAAATTTGAAAGCAAAGTCGAAAACGGAAAAGAGCTTTACCACAAACAATATTACGAAAATGGAAAAATCTATTTTATCCGAGATGCTATCAAAAATACATTTTCTCAATGGGATGAGAATGGAAAAAAAATAGAAGAAAACCTAGATTAA
- a CDS encoding aminopeptidase, with the protein MEVAVNLELKTLNVKQDITYHNTTNDTLTTIILNDWNNAFADKNTPLAKRFSDEFYKGFHLAKAVDRGKTTIINLTETNFSALEWERSAQNPDYIVVKLDRKLLPNEKIDLHLNYIVKIPNDKFTRFGFDQNGGMALRNWFLSPARFENGLFVKYNNFNLDDIANAVSDYEVEIKIPNQYSITTDLNSISKDTTNQTYSIYSFSGRNRTDFSLYIEKQNSFRTYDNGSLLVETNLKNKKIDEFQRAIIINRVVSYAEKVIGKYPNEKITVSQIDYDRNPFYGLNQLPSFISPFEDDFIFEIQFLKTFLNNYLKNSLRLDPRKDNWVYDAIQIYTMMNYMEEHHRDEKMLGKLSDMKLFKSYNITNLTFNEQYSYYYMLMARKNLDQPLGDPKNTLIKFNEQIASKYRAGLSLSYLDDYLNHDIVPKSIKEFYNLNQFGQSNRYDFEKILTQKSSKNIDWFFKTIIDSRDIIDYKFSHVSRTADSIKFSIKNKTGIYAPIPIYGIKKKEVVFKEWIEPKTKDSVYELSRKNADKIVINYNNEVPEYNQRNNWRSLKHVSLNRPLKFNFSKDLEDPDYNQILYIPTLNYNYYDGITPGVRFHNKTILDKPFNFDINPAYSIKAGTISGSSAFSWNQNYRNSTLYNVRYSISQNYYHYAPDATYLKLNPMVQFRIREKDFRDNRKQYILARQVIVNREESAYITDNSQPNYSIFNARYGNTKTELINHFSFMTDLQLSSGFGKMSGEVEYRRLFENNKKLNLRLYAGTFLYNTTNSDYFSFGLDRPTDYLFDYNLFGRSESTGFFSQQYVIAEGGFKSQLEPAYANQWITTLNASYAIWNWVELYGDIGFLKNKHQSEFFAYDSGVRLNLVPDYFELYFPVYSNNGWEISQPKYNEKIRFIITFSPKTLVTLFTRKWF; encoded by the coding sequence ATGGAAGTGGCAGTGAATCTTGAGCTTAAAACACTGAACGTTAAGCAAGATATTACATATCATAATACAACAAATGATACGCTAACTACGATTATTCTAAATGACTGGAACAATGCTTTCGCCGACAAAAACACGCCTTTGGCAAAACGTTTTTCTGATGAATTTTACAAAGGTTTTCATTTAGCTAAAGCTGTCGATAGAGGAAAAACAACAATAATCAATTTAACTGAAACTAATTTTTCGGCTCTAGAATGGGAAAGAAGTGCTCAGAATCCTGATTATATTGTTGTCAAATTGGATCGTAAACTTCTTCCGAACGAAAAAATTGATCTGCACCTTAATTACATTGTAAAAATACCAAACGATAAATTCACTCGTTTTGGTTTTGATCAAAATGGCGGAATGGCACTAAGAAACTGGTTCTTAAGCCCTGCTCGCTTTGAAAATGGTCTTTTTGTAAAATACAACAATTTTAATCTAGATGATATCGCGAATGCAGTGAGCGATTATGAGGTCGAAATTAAAATTCCAAACCAGTATTCTATTACTACCGATTTAAATTCCATTTCAAAAGACACGACCAATCAAACCTATAGCATTTACTCTTTTTCAGGAAGAAACAGAACCGATTTTAGCCTTTATATCGAAAAACAAAATAGCTTTAGAACGTATGATAATGGCTCTTTACTTGTAGAAACTAATCTAAAAAACAAAAAAATAGATGAATTTCAGAGAGCTATTATAATCAACCGAGTGGTTTCTTACGCTGAAAAAGTTATTGGCAAATATCCGAATGAAAAAATAACGGTTTCTCAGATCGATTATGACAGAAATCCGTTTTACGGATTAAATCAGTTGCCTTCATTTATTAGTCCGTTTGAAGACGATTTTATATTTGAAATTCAGTTTTTAAAGACTTTTTTAAATAATTATCTCAAGAATAGTCTTCGTTTAGACCCAAGAAAAGACAATTGGGTTTATGACGCCATACAGATTTATACCATGATGAATTATATGGAAGAACATCATCGTGATGAAAAAATGCTGGGAAAACTGTCTGACATGAAACTCTTTAAAAGTTATAATATTACAAATCTAACTTTTAATGAACAATACAGCTATTACTATATGCTAATGGCTCGTAAAAATTTGGATCAGCCATTGGGAGATCCAAAAAATACGCTAATCAAGTTTAACGAACAAATTGCCAGTAAATACCGCGCTGGTTTAAGTTTGAGTTATCTAGACGATTATCTTAATCACGATATTGTTCCAAAAAGCATCAAAGAATTCTATAACTTGAATCAATTTGGTCAGTCTAATCGTTATGATTTTGAAAAAATTTTAACTCAAAAAAGCTCAAAAAACATAGATTGGTTCTTTAAAACCATTATCGATTCAAGAGATATTATCGATTATAAATTTTCTCATGTTTCGAGAACGGCAGACAGCATAAAGTTTTCTATTAAAAACAAAACTGGAATCTATGCTCCTATTCCGATTTACGGAATTAAAAAGAAAGAAGTTGTTTTTAAAGAGTGGATTGAGCCTAAAACAAAAGATTCTGTTTATGAACTTAGCCGAAAAAATGCAGACAAAATTGTAATTAATTATAACAATGAAGTTCCAGAATACAATCAGAGAAACAACTGGAGATCTTTAAAACATGTTTCGCTGAATCGTCCTTTAAAATTTAATTTTTCAAAAGATTTAGAAGACCCAGATTACAATCAGATTTTATATATCCCAACATTAAATTACAACTATTATGACGGTATAACGCCTGGAGTTCGTTTTCATAATAAGACCATTTTAGACAAACCTTTTAATTTTGATATTAACCCAGCTTATTCAATTAAAGCGGGTACGATTTCTGGTTCATCGGCTTTTTCATGGAATCAGAATTACAGAAACAGCACTTTATATAATGTTCGTTATTCTATCAGTCAAAATTATTATCATTACGCGCCAGATGCCACTTATTTGAAGTTAAATCCGATGGTGCAGTTTCGCATTCGTGAAAAAGATTTTAGAGATAATCGAAAACAATACATTCTAGCACGTCAGGTTATTGTAAATCGTGAAGAGAGTGCTTATATAACAGATAACTCACAACCCAATTATTCTATTTTCAATGCCCGATATGGAAATACTAAAACAGAATTAATTAATCATTTTAGCTTTATGACCGATTTGCAGCTTTCTAGCGGATTCGGAAAAATGTCTGGAGAGGTGGAATATAGAAGGTTATTTGAAAACAATAAAAAGTTAAATTTAAGATTGTATGCAGGAACTTTCTTGTACAACACAACAAATTCAGATTATTTTAGTTTTGGATTAGACCGTCCAACTGATTATTTATTTGACTATAATTTGTTTGGTAGATCTGAAAGCACTGGATTTTTTAGCCAGCAGTATGTTATTGCCGAAGGTGGTTTCAAATCGCAATTAGAACCGGCATACGCCAATCAATGGATAACGACTTTAAATGCCAGTTATGCCATATGGAACTGGGTAGAACTGTATGGAGACATTGGTTTCTTAAAAAACAAGCATCAAAGCGAGTTCTTTGCTTACGATTCAGGAGTACGTTTAAACTTGGTTCCAGACTATTTTGAACTCTATTTTCCAGTTTACTCCAATAATGGATGGGAAATATCACAACCTAAATACAATGAAAAAATACGATTTATAATCACTTTCTCACCAAAAACATTAGTTACTCTTTTCACTCGAAAATGGTTTTAA
- the kdsB gene encoding 3-deoxy-manno-octulosonate cytidylyltransferase, whose product MKIIAVIPARYASTRFPAKLMQDLGGKTVILRTYEAAVSTNLFDDVFVVTDSDLIFDEIVSNGGKAIMSIKEHESGSDRIAEAVANLDVDIVVNVQGDEPFTEAGPLEQVLSVFKNDADKKIDLASLMREISDEEEINNPNNVKVVVDQSQFALYFSRSVIPYPREKNVGVRYFQHIGIYAFRKQALLDFYSLPMKSLEASEKLEQLRYLEFGKRIKMVETTHVGIGIDTAEDLERARAMLKDL is encoded by the coding sequence ATGAAAATAATAGCTGTAATTCCGGCACGATATGCTTCAACTCGTTTTCCTGCTAAGTTAATGCAGGATTTGGGAGGTAAAACAGTAATCCTGAGAACTTATGAAGCAGCAGTTTCGACAAATTTGTTTGATGATGTTTTTGTCGTAACCGATTCTGATTTGATTTTTGACGAAATTGTTTCTAATGGCGGAAAAGCTATTATGAGCATAAAAGAACATGAATCTGGAAGCGATCGAATTGCAGAAGCCGTTGCGAATTTGGATGTTGATATTGTAGTGAATGTGCAAGGTGACGAGCCTTTTACAGAAGCGGGACCATTAGAACAGGTTTTATCGGTTTTTAAAAATGATGCAGACAAAAAGATTGATTTGGCTTCGCTAATGCGTGAAATATCAGATGAAGAGGAAATCAATAATCCGAATAATGTAAAAGTGGTGGTAGATCAATCACAGTTCGCCTTGTATTTTTCGCGTTCTGTAATTCCGTATCCAAGAGAGAAAAATGTTGGAGTGAGATACTTTCAGCATATCGGAATTTATGCTTTTAGAAAACAAGCTTTATTAGACTTTTACAGCCTCCCAATGAAATCTTTAGAAGCTTCTGAGAAGTTGGAGCAGTTAAGATATTTAGAATTCGGAAAACGCATTAAAATGGTTGAAACAACGCATGTTGGAATTGGGATTGATACAGCAGAAGATTTGGAGAGAGCGAGAGCTATGCTGAAGGATCTTTAA